The genomic segment CTCGTAGCGGGTGCGGGACATCAGGGCGACGCGGTCGCCGGGGCGCACCCCCGCGGCGATGAGGCCCTTGGCGGTCGCGTGGACCTCGGCCAGGAAGTCCCTCGCGGTGACGTCCTCCCAGCGGCCGTCCCGCTTCCGCGCGAGGACGGCGACCTCGGGATGGAGCGCGGCGTTGCGGCGGATGAGATCCGTCAGGTTTCCGTCCGCGGGGACCTCGTACAGGGCCGGAAGGCTGAACTCGCGCAAGACTGCTGCTCCTCATAGGGCGCCGGTGCTGCCACGTCGTAACCGGCGTGCTGCCGCGGCCGCGGTCCGTGATGTGGGGGAAGGGGACGACGACCCCGGACGTTACCCACCGGTATCGGCTCCCCGGTAGGGGGGCCGCCCAGATGTTTTACGCATCACACATACCGGACCGCGACAGGGGGTTGCCGGGTGAAGCCTAGTCCAGTTCCCCCGCCGCCCGTGAGGAACCGCAGGTCGCGGCCGTCTCCCCGGTGGGGTACGGACGGCGTAGGGTCCACCGCATGCGAGTCCATGTGGTCAGTGACGTGCACGGGAACAGCGCGGACCTCGCCAGGGCGGGCGACGGCGCGGACGCCCTGGTCTGCCTCGGCGACCTCGTCCTGTTCCTGGACTACGCGGATCGTTCCAGAGGGATATTTCCGCGGCTTTTCGGCACGGAGAACGCCGAGCGCATCGTGGAACTCCGCACCGACCGGCGCTTCCGGGAGGCCCGCGAGTTCGGCGCCCGGCTGTGGGCCGGGGTGGCCGGCGGGGAGGAGGAGCGCCGCAGCGTCATCGAGTCCGCGGTGCGCGAGCAGTACGCCGAGCTGTTCGCGGCCTTTCCGCGGCCGACGTACGCCACCTACGGAAATGTCGACATCCCGGCCCTCTGGCCGGAGTACGCGGGCGCGCACGGGGTCAGCGTGCTCGACGGCGAGCGGACCGAGATCGGCGGTCTGGTCTTCGGGTTCGTCGGCGGCGGGCTGCCCAGCCCGATGCGCACCCCGTACGAGATCGACGAGGAGACCTACGCCGCGAAGGTCGCCGCCCTCGGCGAGGTGGACGTGCTCTGCTCGCACATCCCGCCGGAGGTTCCCGAGCTCTGCTACGACACCGTGGCCCGCCGCTTCGAACGGGGCAGCCCGGCCCTGCTGGAGGCGATCCGCGCGACGCGGCCGCGCTACGCGCTGTTCGGGCATGTGCACCAGCCGCTGGTGCGCCGGATGCGCGTCGGCGCCACGGAGTGCGTCAACGTCGGCCATTTCGCCGCGACCGGGACGCCGTGGGCGCTGGAGTGGTGACCGGCGGCGAACGGCGGCTCCCCCGGGCGTCCCCGGGCGGGCCGGGAGCGGCCTCCGACCGGCGGGAGGGGCCCGCCGGGACCGGTTCCGGCGCGCGGTAGCCTTCACCGGCAGGGGCGCAGGCCGGAGCCGACCGCAGTGAAGGAGCCACCGCGATGGCGGAACACACCAGCTCGAACATCATGATCGAGGCGGCACCGGGCGAGGTCATGTCGGTGATCTCCGACTTCGACCGCTACCCGGAGTGGACCGGGGAGGTCAAGGAGGCCGAGGTGCTGGCCAAGGACGACCGCGGCCGTGCCGAGCAGGTCCGGCTGGTGCTCGACGCCGGGGCGATCAAGGACGACCACACCCTCGCCTACACCTGGACCGGCGAGAACGAGGTGAGCTGGACGCTGGTGAAGTCGCAGATGCTGCGCTCCCTCGACGGCACCTACCGGCTGACGCCGGCCGACGGCGGCGCCCGCACCGAGGTGACGTACCAGCTGACCGTCGACGTCAAGATCCCCATGCTCGGGATGATCAAACGCAAGGCGGAGAAGGTCATCATCGACCGGGCTCTCGCCGGCCTGAAGAAGCGCGTCGAGAGCGGCGCGCGGGCCTGAGGTGGCGAGCACCCTCGTCCGCACGGTCCTGGTGACCGGCCCCGGAGGGGCGGGACGCACCACCGCCGCCGCGGCCTCCGCCCTCGCCGCGGCCCGGCGCGGGCAGCGCGTCCTCCTGCTGACCACCGGCCGGCCCAGCCTCCTGGACACGGTGCTCGGCCGCACGCTCCCGCCGCCCGCCGCGGCCACCCGCGCCCCGGAGCGCGGACCGGCGCCGCACGCCCCCTGGACCGCGCCCGTCCCCGCCGCGCCCGGCCTCTGGGCGGCCCGGGTCGAGGGCGACGAACACCTCCGGGAACACCTCCTCGCCCTCCAGGAGCGCGGCGGGCCCGTGCTCGACCTGCTGGGCGCCGCACCCCTCCACCCGGACGAGCTCGCCGTCCTGCCGGGCGCCGGACGGCTCGGCGTCCTCCGCGCGCTCCGCGCGGTCCGCGACCTCCCGGCCGCGGCGCCCGGGCCCGCCGCCGCTGCGCCCTCCTCCGCGTCGGCGGCCGCGGCGGAACACCCGGCGGCGGAGGACGGGCTCCCGGACGCCTGGGACCTCGTGGTCGTCGATCTGCCGCCCGCGCAGGAGACCTTGGCCGTCCTGGCGCTCCCCGAACAGCTGAGCTGGTACCTGGACCGCCTGCTGCCCCCGAGCCGGCAGGCCGCCCGCGCCCTGCGGCCGGTGCTCGCCCAGCTCGCCGGGGTGCCCGTGCCCGCCCCCTGGCTCTACGGGGCCGCCGACCGGGCCCGGGCCGGACTCGCCGCCGCGCGGGAGGTGCTGAGCGCCCCGACGACCACGCTGCGGCTGGTGGCCGAGCCGGGCCCGGCGGCCGTGGACGCGCTCCGCCGCCTCCGCCCGGGACTCGCCCTGCACGGCCACCGCGTCGACGCGGTCATCGCCGGCAAGGTGCTGCCCACCGGCTCGCCCGACCCCTGGCTCGCGGCCCTTTCCGGCGAGCAGCAGACCGCCCTGAAAGCCCTGGACGAGGAGTGGGCGGACCCGGACACCGGCACGGCCCTGTACGAACTGCCGCACCTCGGCCGCGAACCGCGCGGTCCGGACGACCTGGCCGTCCTGGCCGACGCGCTCGCACACCGGTCCGGCACCCCGGAGCGTCTTCCCGGGGCCCCGCACGGCGCCGTGCCGGGCCCGGGCGCCCCGGCCTGGACCGTGGAGGACCGGCGGGCGGAGGAGGGCGTGCTGGTCTGGCGCATCCCGCTGGCCGGAGCCGAGCGCGGCGACCTCGAACTGGTGCGGCGCGGGGACGAACTGATCGTCGCCGCGGGCCCGTTCCGCCGTATCGTCCCGCTGCCGCCGGCGCTGCGCCGCTGCACCGTGTCCGGGGCCGGGCTGTCCGGCGGCGAGCTGCGGGTCCGCTTCGTGCCCGAGCCCGGTCTGTGGCCCCGCGCCACCTGAGCCGGCGGCCGCCGGCCCGCCGCCGCGGCCCTGACGCCGGGGCCGTCAGCGGGCCCCGGACCGGGCCGGGGAGGCGGCCACCGGCGGCGGTTCCGGTACCGTCGGAGGCGGGGGCGCCCGCCGAGGCGCCTGACCGCCGATCCCGCAGCAGGAGCCCGCAATGAGCGATCCCACCGAGCACCCGGCCACCGAGCCCGCCGGGACCCCGGCCACCGGGGCGGCCCCCGCCGCCGACGCCGACGCCTGGTCCACGGCCTGTGCCGAAGACCTCGCCGCCGAGAAGGCGCGCCGCCGCGCCCAGGAGGGCCGGCCGCCCGGCAGCGCCGCCGAGGAACTGCTCAAACTGGCCGACGCCGTCGCGGACAGGCTCTCCTCGCTCCAGCTCCCGGTCGCCGGTCTGGCCGCGCAGAGCGCCGTGCAGCAGCTGGTGAACCGGGCGAAGGCCGCCGTGGAGCCGGTCGTGGAGCGCAACCCGGATGTCTTCGACCACCTCGCCGCCGCCGGCTCCGAGCTGCTCGCCGCCTACCGCTCCGCCGTCGAGCGCCAGGAGAGCGACTGGACCCGGGGCACCGCGGACCCCGGGCGCCGGGGGGCGGACGGGGAGAGCGGCGAGGGACCGGAGGACCCGGGGGGTCCGTCCGGAAGCGGGCGCATCGACCTCGACTGACCACAGCTCCGGTACGGTTGGTCACGCAGCGGGGATCGACCGGACAACTGAGGGATACATGGGACTCACCATCGGCGTCGACATCGGCGGCACGAAGATCGCAGCTGGCGTGGTCGACGAAGAGGGCTCGATTCTCGAGACGTGCAAGGTCGCGACCCCACCGACCTCCGAGGGCGTCATCGACGCCATCGCGGAAGCGGTCCGCACGGTCAGCACCGGCCACGAGATCACGGCCGTCGGCATCGGCGCGGCCGGCTACGTCGACGACAAGCGGGCCACCGTACTCT from the Streptomyces xinghaiensis S187 genome contains:
- a CDS encoding metallophosphoesterase family protein, with the protein product MRVHVVSDVHGNSADLARAGDGADALVCLGDLVLFLDYADRSRGIFPRLFGTENAERIVELRTDRRFREAREFGARLWAGVAGGEEERRSVIESAVREQYAELFAAFPRPTYATYGNVDIPALWPEYAGAHGVSVLDGERTEIGGLVFGFVGGGLPSPMRTPYEIDEETYAAKVAALGEVDVLCSHIPPEVPELCYDTVARRFERGSPALLEAIRATRPRYALFGHVHQPLVRRMRVGATECVNVGHFAATGTPWALEW
- a CDS encoding SRPBCC family protein, with the translated sequence MAEHTSSNIMIEAAPGEVMSVISDFDRYPEWTGEVKEAEVLAKDDRGRAEQVRLVLDAGAIKDDHTLAYTWTGENEVSWTLVKSQMLRSLDGTYRLTPADGGARTEVTYQLTVDVKIPMLGMIKRKAEKVIIDRALAGLKKRVESGARA
- a CDS encoding ArsA family ATPase, with the protein product MASTLVRTVLVTGPGGAGRTTAAAASALAAARRGQRVLLLTTGRPSLLDTVLGRTLPPPAAATRAPERGPAPHAPWTAPVPAAPGLWAARVEGDEHLREHLLALQERGGPVLDLLGAAPLHPDELAVLPGAGRLGVLRALRAVRDLPAAAPGPAAAAPSSASAAAAEHPAAEDGLPDAWDLVVVDLPPAQETLAVLALPEQLSWYLDRLLPPSRQAARALRPVLAQLAGVPVPAPWLYGAADRARAGLAAAREVLSAPTTTLRLVAEPGPAAVDALRRLRPGLALHGHRVDAVIAGKVLPTGSPDPWLAALSGEQQTALKALDEEWADPDTGTALYELPHLGREPRGPDDLAVLADALAHRSGTPERLPGAPHGAVPGPGAPAWTVEDRRAEEGVLVWRIPLAGAERGDLELVRRGDELIVAAGPFRRIVPLPPALRRCTVSGAGLSGGELRVRFVPEPGLWPRAT
- a CDS encoding DUF5304 domain-containing protein; the encoded protein is MSDPTEHPATEPAGTPATGAAPAADADAWSTACAEDLAAEKARRRAQEGRPPGSAAEELLKLADAVADRLSSLQLPVAGLAAQSAVQQLVNRAKAAVEPVVERNPDVFDHLAAAGSELLAAYRSAVERQESDWTRGTADPGRRGADGESGEGPEDPGGPSGSGRIDLD